One segment of Bacteroides caecimuris DNA contains the following:
- a CDS encoding DUF3127 domain-containing protein, translating into MEFTGKIIAILPPRGGVSKTSGNEWKSQEYVIENHDQYPRKMCFDVFGADKIEQFNIQMGEELTVSFDVDARQWNDRWFNSIRAWKVERVNTGAPMASGSPVPPPAPSAMPEFTPGDAKDDLPF; encoded by the coding sequence ATGGAATTTACAGGAAAAATCATCGCTATCCTCCCCCCGAGAGGCGGAGTCTCAAAAACTAGCGGCAACGAGTGGAAATCACAAGAGTACGTTATCGAAAACCACGACCAATATCCGCGCAAAATGTGCTTCGACGTATTTGGCGCAGACAAAATCGAGCAGTTCAACATTCAAATGGGCGAAGAATTGACTGTATCATTCGACGTTGACGCCCGTCAGTGGAATGATCGCTGGTTCAATAGTATCCGCGCATGGAAAGTAGAGCGTGTTAACACAGGTGCTCCAATGGCTTCCGGTTCTCCCGTTCCTCCTCCAGCTCCATCGGCTATGCCGGAATTTACTCCGGGCGATGCCAAAGACGACCTGCCATTCTAA
- a CDS encoding DUF3352 domain-containing protein — protein sequence MKLRTIVKIAITSSVVLLCSGFALYSFFRLSVAEGHKDFNLYELVPSTTSAVFVTDDVLEFVAEVDELTCSKNQQYLHVSKLFSYLKQGLYALSEDTPHGLSRQMNQMMIGFHEPDNERNQVLYCRLGHGDKELVNRFVRKYISSLYPPKTFIYKGEEIVIYPMADGDFLACYLTSDFMALSFQKKLIENVIDTYKRGKSLADDSTFTGIRAPKKSAAVATVYTRMKGMMGWTEFDMKMKDDFIYFSGITHDADTCFAFINQLRQQQSVKGFPGEVLPSTAFYFSRQGIADWVSLLSYGNTQEQSVAARTSEVQNRDEEFSRYLIENAGQDLVACLFQREDTLQGAAAVLSLSVADITEAERMLRALVDAAPADEGRRNPRITFCYTVNKAYPIYRLPQTTLFEQLTSFAEPTLDVYAAFYGGRLLLAPDADALAHYIRQLDKGEVLDGAMAYQTGMDHLSDSYHFMLMADFDHIFQQSENHVRLVPDFFLRNADFFRHFTLFVQFACTDGMVYPTIVLKYKSE from the coding sequence ATGAAACTTCGTACGATAGTGAAAATAGCGATCACGTCTTCTGTTGTACTTTTGTGCTCAGGTTTCGCATTGTACTCTTTTTTTAGACTGTCGGTGGCTGAAGGACATAAAGATTTTAATCTTTATGAACTAGTGCCGTCTACAACTTCAGCAGTATTCGTTACTGATGACGTGCTTGAATTTGTAGCAGAGGTCGATGAGCTGACTTGTAGTAAAAATCAGCAATATCTTCATGTATCCAAACTTTTTTCTTATCTGAAACAGGGCCTTTATGCCCTTTCGGAGGATACTCCCCACGGTTTGAGCCGGCAAATGAATCAAATGATGATTGGTTTCCACGAACCGGATAACGAACGTAACCAAGTACTCTATTGCAGATTGGGCCATGGAGATAAGGAGTTGGTAAACAGGTTTGTGCGCAAATATATATCCTCACTTTATCCGCCGAAAACATTTATTTACAAAGGAGAAGAAATTGTCATTTATCCGATGGCGGACGGTGATTTTCTTGCCTGCTATCTGACATCCGATTTTATGGCATTGAGCTTTCAGAAAAAACTGATTGAAAACGTTATTGATACATATAAACGTGGAAAATCGTTGGCTGATGATTCTACCTTTACAGGAATACGTGCTCCCAAGAAAAGTGCGGCGGTTGCTACAGTCTATACCCGTATGAAAGGGATGATGGGATGGACGGAATTTGACATGAAGATGAAAGATGATTTCATCTATTTCTCCGGCATCACTCACGATGCAGACACTTGCTTTGCGTTTATAAACCAGCTTCGCCAGCAGCAATCCGTCAAGGGATTTCCGGGAGAAGTGTTGCCATCTACTGCTTTCTATTTCAGCCGGCAAGGGATTGCGGACTGGGTGTCTCTGCTTTCTTATGGAAATACGCAGGAACAGAGTGTGGCTGCCCGCACGAGCGAAGTCCAAAATAGGGATGAAGAGTTTTCACGCTATCTGATAGAAAATGCTGGGCAGGATTTGGTTGCCTGTCTCTTTCAGCGTGAAGATACTTTGCAGGGTGCAGCGGCAGTCTTGAGCCTGTCGGTGGCAGATATAACGGAAGCCGAGCGAATGCTTCGTGCCCTTGTTGATGCAGCTCCGGCGGACGAAGGAAGAAGAAATCCGCGTATAACTTTTTGTTATACTGTAAATAAAGCATATCCTATCTATCGGTTGCCTCAAACAACGTTGTTTGAACAACTAACCAGTTTTGCGGAACCAACCTTGGATGTATATGCAGCCTTCTATGGCGGGCGCTTGTTGCTCGCTCCTGATGCGGATGCTCTCGCGCATTATATCCGCCAGCTGGATAAAGGTGAGGTGCTCGATGGAGCGATGGCCTATCAGACAGGCATGGATCATTTGTCCGATTCCTATCATTTTATGCTGATGGCGGATTTCGACCACATATTCCAACAATCAGAAAATCACGTTCGTTTGGTACCGGATTTCTTTCTGCGCAACGCCGACTTCTTCCGTCATTTCACTCTCTTTGTTCAGTTTGCCTGTACAGACGGAATGGTATATCCTACTATTGTTTTGAAATATAAATCAGAATAA
- the dnaN gene encoding DNA polymerase III subunit beta — protein sequence MKFIVSSTALSSHLQAISRVINSKNALPILDCFLFELEDGTLSVTVSDSETTMVTTVEVNESDTNGRFAVVAKTLLDALKEIPEQPLTFDINPDNYEITVQYQNGKYSLMGQNADEFPQSATLGDNAVRVEMEASVLLGGINRSVFATADDELRPVMNGIYFDITTEDITMVASDGHKLVRCKTLAAKGNERAAFILPKKPATLLKNLLPKEQGTVTIEFDERNAVFMLESYRMVCRLIEGRYPNYNSVIPQNNPHKVTVDRQQLVGALRRVSIFSSQASSLIKLRMQENQIVISAQDIDFSTSAEETQVCQYAGAAMSIGFKSTFLIDILNNISADEVVIELADPSRAGVIIPVEQEENEDLLMLLMPMMLND from the coding sequence ATGAAATTTATCGTTTCAAGTACTGCTCTTTCCAGCCATTTACAGGCCATCAGCCGTGTTATTAATTCAAAAAATGCGCTGCCAATTCTCGATTGTTTCCTCTTCGAATTGGAAGACGGAACTTTATCTGTGACTGTATCCGACAGTGAAACAACGATGGTGACTACCGTAGAAGTGAATGAGAGCGATACGAACGGGCGTTTTGCCGTAGTAGCGAAAACATTGCTTGACGCACTGAAAGAAATTCCGGAGCAACCACTCACATTCGATATCAATCCGGATAATTATGAAATAACGGTGCAGTACCAGAACGGAAAATACAGCCTGATGGGGCAGAATGCGGATGAATTCCCGCAATCGGCTACACTGGGGGATAATGCTGTCCGCGTAGAAATGGAAGCAAGCGTACTTCTGGGAGGTATCAACCGTTCGGTGTTTGCTACTGCCGATGATGAACTTCGTCCGGTGATGAACGGTATTTATTTCGATATTACAACAGAAGACATTACAATGGTTGCTTCGGACGGTCATAAACTGGTGCGTTGCAAAACGTTGGCAGCCAAAGGCAACGAGCGTGCAGCCTTCATCCTTCCGAAGAAACCGGCTACATTGCTAAAGAATCTTTTGCCGAAAGAACAAGGCACAGTGACCATCGAATTTGACGAACGCAACGCTGTATTCATGCTCGAAAGCTACCGGATGGTTTGCCGCCTGATTGAAGGACGTTACCCGAACTACAACTCGGTAATTCCGCAAAACAACCCGCACAAAGTAACCGTAGACCGCCAACAGTTGGTAGGAGCTTTGCGCCGTGTGTCTATCTTCTCGTCACAAGCCAGCAGTTTGATTAAACTTCGTATGCAGGAAAACCAGATTGTGATTTCCGCACAAGATATTGATTTCTCTACTTCTGCCGAAGAAACACAAGTTTGCCAGTATGCAGGTGCTGCAATGAGCATCGGTTTCAAATCGACATTCCTCATCGACATACTGAACAATATTTCGGCAGATGAAGTAGTCATCGAACTTGCAGATCCTTCACGTGCCGGAGTAATCATCCCGGTAGAGCAGGAAGAAAACGAAGATCTGCTGATGTTGCTGATGCCGATGATGCTAAATGATTAA